Within the Pseudorasbora parva isolate DD20220531a chromosome 20, ASM2467924v1, whole genome shotgun sequence genome, the region AAATTGAAATGAAGTTCTATGAATAAATCATAATCCGGTTGAATGGAGAAAGACTAACTGCTGTCCCGTGTCACTAACTTCTGtgatatatatttacaatatttccAGATTTCCAGCACTTCGACCAGGATTGTCAATATATATATCTGCTAGCAGACCCCTGGCTGGGACCCGTTACACTActgtatatatcaaaagctcaagggaaagttgatttctcaattcatcacccctttaatactTTTCACACCACATGTAAACGGCTTCTCCCCAGTGTGAGCTCTCATGTGCCTGTTAAGGTTTCCTTTTCGGTTGAAATTTTTCCTACATTGTTGGCAGGTgaatggcttctctccagtatgaATCCTGATGTGTTCTACTAAGTGTTGTTTTgtagtgaaactctttccacagtgAGGGCATGTGTAGGggggtttctctccagtgtgaactctcatttGCCTGTTAAACCTTCCTTTTTCAGCAACAGTCCTTCCACACTGTTGGGAAGTACAAGTCTTATCTCCAGTCTGAGTTCTCATGTGCCTGTTAAGGTTTCCTTTTCGGTTGAAACATTTTCcgcactgttggcaggtgaacggcttctctccagtgtgaatcatTATGTGGTATACAAAGTGTTGTTTTtgactgaaactctttccacactgagggcacacgtaaggcttctctccggtgtggatTCTCATGTGTCTGTTAAGTCTTCCTTCTCGGTTGAAACTTTTTCTACATTGTTGGCaggtgaacggcttctctccagtgtgaatagTTATGTGGTTTTTAAAGTGTTGTTTTttagtgaaactctttccacactgttggcaggtgaatgGCTTCTCTCTAGTGTGAAATCTCATGTGCCTGTTAAGGTCTTTTTTTAGAATGAATCTGTTTCCACAATGTTGGCAGGTGAAATTACTTTTAGTCCCATTCTTTTTAGCCCTTTTCCGTGACAATGTATTTCCATCCTGTGAGCAACACAACGTTTTTTCTACTGTTATGAAATTATGGTTCTTATATTGATCTTTCTCTTcaatttcattcagttcttcactctcctctttcaGAGCCATCAGGTCTAAGGTGAAAAGAGACAAATGGATATCAACACCAATTAAATGATAAagcaacagaaaacaaaacatttaggcATGTAAAGTATCAATTGTGTTCCTTGACAAAGTCCTTCAAAATAGCTGAGGAGCACTGTCTTTTTTACCCTAAACCCAAACCTTGCTTACTCAAGGtatgctggttccaaaaacgAGTCCGGGAGTAAGTATGTTCCCAGTTAACTCTCAGTCTTTCATCTCCTGTCGTTCAGATCAGATTGGACGAATCCACGAAACAACAGTATATATGTCtgtgtaagagtccactcttcaaaatgcatcctacttttattttcaaaacaacaaaaaaatatcaattcatttccattaattattaatcaattttgtccattttcaatgaaatatcAATTCTAATAATTATTCTGATGATCTTCCCTGTACGTTGGACTGTTCCTCTCATATTaaaccctcccaggtctctCCTTCAATCACAGGCTCTCTGATGACAAGATATGAAGGGAGTGCGTTACTGGCTGTTAAAGATGTGGTTTTTGTTGGAAAGGTTTGATTGATGGACGTAGTAACGAATCAAGACATTATTTTGTGCAGTGTTTGTAAGATATATCATAATCACTGAATGAATATACCTCGTGCTTACTGTCTCCGTGGCAGCAGCACGCCCTGCCAGTTTTAGCGCACACACTTAATCGCACGCACAGACTCTACGACAGActgtttttatcaaataaaggagttttttacacttgtaaattctgtaaatagttgctTTAGTTTTTCAGGCACTGTAAGCgcattataattagcagtttattgcaaaattattttgaatgtaaaactactctttacaaatgttctaatataattGGCCTTTTTGAAACGACCCATAGTCTTTTTTTGACACAAAAGCTTAAGGAAGCTACATTTGTGATTAGAATTATCCTTAAATTTGAGTCAAAACATGATCAGATATTCAGCTTTATGTTTAGGTTATTTTCAAGGCCTCAACATAAAAATCTCATAGATTTTTCCctaaggattttttttacatgcatatttccccttgttGCTATACTAttttgagttattatgactCTTGGGTAACAAAACTTcaagtgtctagtttaaaataagaccagatTTATTAAGAGCTGCAGatctttttattttgttacgttgttttcagaaaattctcaaaaataggGGCGTAGGTTAAGAggttaaaaaaggaagatgtgttcagaatTTTGCCGAATGGATACACCCAAAgcttaatctatcaactagctctgctgtTGGGGAAACGCATGGGACTCAGTCAcaactaggcatgtgccgatatcaatttttcatgttgcgattaattgctgaagttttatcacgagttgcaaaaaaagtgttgccatagcataacagctttaagaactatttttgtataactgaatgtttaaatacaataatgcaccaataatattatacagctctggaaaaaaaattaagagaaatcaatgtgaagtggtctcttgatttttttcagagctgtaaaagtacaattttcaaacagattaaagtgcaaaagaattaggctataaagaacaacaggtaggcttacaaattacaataaggtctcattatttaattcattaactaagattgagcaatagctacatttggtacagaaagtataatgtttttggtaatgttagttaagaaatactgatcattgttagttttatcttaggtccattaaaaaaagttattttgattttgatgttattaaacagtaactaagaaattaacattacttggaataattaattctttagttttattttttaattaagtatttttcattgtcagtttggtaataatgaattaacatggtaactaatgaagtcgtatgtcttaaagcagagctgccaactctcacgcattggccgtgagacacacgcatttGATTGGtttcacacgctcacacgccaAACTCTTGATTTCTCATGCTGAAGTGTCAACCCTGTCGGTCAAATGCCTGAAAGATAAGTTTATCTATAGATCTACCTGATGAGCCACTCGTAATCGATTATTTATGCTTTCGTTGAGGGGGTTCAAGATAAATGTGCAACTAAATAAGTGTAGTGCAACTAAATAAGTGTAGCGCGACCAAAAGCTACATTCCGTTTTGAGTTCTGACGAGAAGCGAACTTCTCTAGTCTCTAGCTCTAGCTAACTATGGTCGCAATTCCATCATTAACGTTAAACGAGTCGGTGTTTCCCGAAACATTGTTCCAACAAACGTTTGCAAACTGCATCATAAAGTTGGTTGGAATGACAGCTCTCGACCTGTGATTAGAAGCAGAGTTTCTTGGTTTCATGACGTGGACTTAAATGTCCATTTTTTAACGAAACAATTCGTAACGAAAATAAATAGTCAAGCAATGCGCACGCGAGCAGCTCATGACTGGAGTCTCAGAGCGGTTCTGTTTGCGCttcatcactgcatgtgctgtgagtaaCCTGCATTAGCCTAATCCTGACTCCTGAGTATCTCATTTAAgttgcatacattttgttcttgGACTGATGTTAAATTTGTAACCATTTTGCACTTTGACAGCCAGTTTGAGATATAGTCTATATTTCAGAATTTTGTGCAATAATTCTGACAGTTTTTCCCATTGAAATGACTGGGAAAAAGTGTTCCAATAAACCCGAATTCACCCCATGCATACTCTGAAATCATAATTACATTGCATTATGTTGCTTGGAACCCCAAATATTACAACATTCTTCATTAACAGTTATTCAGTTATTTGTAACAATctcattgtaaaaaaagaagaataaaGTAGTTTCAATATAGCTAGCTAGTTTTTGAAAGTAGTGTAGCTACTTTTTCATAAgggtagcttgaatgtaacttaaCTACTTAAAGTAGTTTtactacaaacattttttttagatcacccacagcaa harbors:
- the LOC137049323 gene encoding zinc finger protein 501-like, which gives rise to MVFIKEEIEDIKMEFIKEEIEDITMMFIKEESEDIKIEETFRVKHEETEEKKDLMALKEESEELNEIEEKDQYKNHNFITVEKTLCCSQDGNTLSRKRAKKNGTKSNFTCQHCGNRFILKKDLNRHMRFHTREKPFTCQQCGKSFTKKQHFKNHITIHTGEKPFTCQQCRKSFNREGRLNRHMRIHTGEKPYVCPQCGKSFSQKQHFVYHIMIHTGEKPFTCQQCGKCFNRKGNLNRHMRTQTGDKTCTSQQCGRTVAEKGRFNRQMRVHTGEKPPYTCPHCGKSFTTKQHLVEHIRIHTGEKPFTCQQCRKNFNRKGNLNRHMRAHTGEKPFTCGVKSIKGVMN